The Sesamum indicum cultivar Zhongzhi No. 13 linkage group LG6, S_indicum_v1.0, whole genome shotgun sequence genomic interval ttgttttattttaataaaataatgattttatactcagcaattctttaaaaatgtaaattagtaaaaagaattttagaaaataaaatatgattatgcTAGAATCTGTCCAAAAttaaacaacatatatatatatatatagtcctctgaaaaaaagaacatgtatatatatatatatatatatgctctacataatatgatataatacgaaaaattaaatgagccaatatgtaaaaaagaaaataaaaattgacaaataaaaaaggatgaaaatatatatagcaaaaattaaaataaaactaaatagaGGTCAATAATTATGcgattatataaattgaaagtataattaaaatatatatgagcaTTAAAGGCAAATTTTAATGTTAACAAATAATAATCTATTACATCTCATCAAATATGgtggggaaaagaaaaaaaaagaaacccaaATGGATCAATACATATAACtgacaaatttaatgattgaaagagacaacaaaaattaaattaaaaaaaaaaaggtgaaaatacaaaaatcaagaaaagttgaaattatgcaataaataaaatgaatatttgcctaaaataaaatgaatagtCACAATTCAAAGTAGAgaatatgaataaaagaagGAAAGAGCACATGTGATTAGTAAATTATGGACATCAAGAATATGGTACATCTGTTCTTTTCAATATGGTTGAAAATgagttatatattaataaccatatgattgaaataaaagtatttagtaaatgcacaaaaaagaaaaaaagaattgcacGTAAAAGAGAGACAAAGATAAGACTTTataactttcaattttatatatgtatttcacaaatgtaattaatatctaaaaactaaaaatccgtttaattatattagatttTCAAGTTTAGTATTACTTATGAATATCATATATGATAGGCAAAAACTATGGAGAACACTAAACTGTCCgatttgatattgaaaataatttaggttatgtataataaatttaatgagaataaaacacaagcttaatgattatatatagaaaacgTAACACATATATGCATactgattatattttactaaaccCAATCAATTAGTTTAAGCAtacaataaatagtattatgtaattcaaaaaaacaaatatgaaaaatgtatgagtcgatcaaatattttttaatagcaGCTCCAATTAAGGAATAACTTGGTTGACGAAtgcataaattaatacttatatatcGAAAATGTTACATACGGATTTTACTAAACAAAtcaattagtttaattatacaataaatactattatatatttcaaaaataaaaatatatatatacattacttaatgaaatatttttgtatagcAGCATCAATTAAGGAAATTGGTTGACTAATGCATAAATGTCCCATAatgaatggaaaattttaggtctaattaaaaaaaattctaaactCTAACAATTGGTTAAAATTGAAAGACTGAGCCAAAAGATTGGGAAAGTTAGGTAAAGAAAtgttttaaacaaaattaaattttgttttcatattataatgttcaatattaacaaaatttacaattcaGACTTGTTCATGATGCATTCATGTACTAGTTGTGTGTGTTACTATGATCAAAGAATTCAGCTCATACGACCTCAATTCTTATTTGTTTCAGAACCTCTATAGCACAAATTCAACCCTGGCGCATCTGAACTTCAATTTAGGAATGCAAAGAATCattctcattatatttttgcattcaGCCATATAAAACCCCAAAAACAGATATTCATATAACTTGAAAACCTTAATCTTACTATTTGAGAAAAATCCAAGAACGCAGCAGCTTCCTTGagataatataattgaaatattcttCGTTGTGGACAGAAGTGAAGAAAATATGAGACTCCCAAGGAGATAAACATTTTTCCATGAAATCAGTCCAAAATTGTTCCCAAAAAAGATCACTacatataagaattttttccaaaaagcACTTGAAACAAGAAATTCTGGCAACCCCGTCACTAGGGATACAATCTAGCACATAGAATTTGGGAAACACAACTTCCACATCAAACATCATAAAACTATAAATCAGCTCAAACCCTGAAGCCCTTGctatttcttcttcctctagCACGCTCAAACTTCCTTCCCTTGGCACGAACATAAGGCTTGGTGTGGCTGTGTGGAACACCAGGTGCTGGACCAAAGTGCTTCACAGCCTCACGAGCCTTTCGCGAACCTCTCAACAGTACCTGTTCAAAACATGCTCAGTCAAGGTATAcatttagaataattacaatagTGTTGATGGGAAGCCCTCAGATGGGAAAACTTAATGACACACAATAAAGGTCAAATTCTAAGAAAACATAACTCTGTTTCCAAACCTCAACTACCTAAGCACAATATTATGTGCTAACTGAAACTTATAGCATGATTACCACACCATTAGCACTAGACTCCTTCAGTTTAGGACGCTGATGAATCATGTGGCAAATAAAACAAAGCAGACAACAAAGAACCATATGGCGGATAAAAGTCCTACATTAATACAACCAGAAATAACTTAGCTTGTTAATTTATCCTCCACCAAAATGggtaaagaaaaacaaatgactACCCAATTCATAACAACCActggaatgaaaaatattccCCAACTGGTAACATGAACTTTACAAAGGTTGAATACACTATCTGTTGTTGTCGATATGTTACTAAATACTGCAACTGGCACAAACATAGGCTGTCACATGTTTTACAATACTTTCCTAGTTTCCCTCTCAAAATATAAGATTCAAGTGCAACCTGGTCCATAGATAAGAATAAAGAATTTCCAAAAAGCATGGTTAAAAGTATCTACCGTGTTCTGCCCGAGCGGTGCCCTAAGAGCAAGCTGGTCAAATGTCAAACATTCTCCACCTGCCTTCTCAATTCTTGCCCTCGCTGTCTCAGTGAACCTCAGTGCAGTGACCTTCAGAGCAGGAACTTCATGAACACGCATGTCATCAGTAACACTTCCAACAAGCACTGCAATCTTGTCCTCCTACAGAgccaaaaataacaaaattataaaactcaCAAATATCTACCCAGGAAAAACACAAACTCAAAAGCTACGCCAGGTTTGGCAGCAACCTCTTAATGGCTAATAATTCACATTAATAAGCTTGAACACAAAAGTATTTCAACTTAAGAACCTGCGGGCTAAAATTTCTACAACTAGAGTGCCCAATGTACATGTTAACCAGTTCTATCACAATGTCGGGGGAGAAAATTCAGTTATCATCGAAATTAACAACAATCAAGGAAATAGATTCATTAATCCTATAATCATGAATATAATACATCCTCCGTATGactcataaaaataaataccttGCCATTCATGAGGCTGATGAGAcgggagagagaaagagggggCCTGTTAACCCTACTCATGAAAAGCCTCTTGAGCACCACCGCATTGAACCTGCTGCCAGTTCTCCTCACCAGAAACCGGTACAACTGCCATGTTATGGACAAACAGATATCAGATCATTTGATCGACAAAAAATGTGATTCATGTACAATAAATTGAAGACGTCAATTAGACCTTGACTAGGAGTTTGAGGTAAATATCATTGGATTTAGGGGCGGTGCGCTTGGTCTTCTTGCTCTTACCTCCGGCGACCAAATCAATACCCTGGATGAATACCAAACATAAGTAAGACAAAATTTTCCCgtagaaaatagagaaataaaatgatgaataGCGTTGGAAACGGAAGGCGTACCATGGCTCCTGCTGCTGCTGCACTTCCGCTCCTGctgtaagagagagagagagattaggGTTCTGCTATATGCTATATGGTTTGATATATGGGCTGTAATTTGTTTTGAACATGGGCcgaaaaccctaaaaattaaaatgatccaattataatttcaagcCCGTAGTCATTTTGGGCTGGTAATGGactttcttaattaattgacCGTTTCACAATGTACATATGTGGTATGGATAGCTAAAATTCATACTCATTCTTAAGTTTTTTttgtacatacatacatacatatacatatataaaataataaaacaatatgaTATTAGATTTATAAAAGTCAATGATGATATAACGatggagaaattaaaaaatacatgaaaacacaaaaagaaaaactactaaaagataattaaagtagagcaaatttatttcaccaagttattagaattttttttatataaataaaattgattgaatcaaactaattaaataataaatataatttactcataaTTGAAATCGTTagttacaataaatatataacatatattatataattaatttaaatttaactaaataattCCCCATGCATTTTAATAAGATGATATTGAATGGAAGCATCTTTTTGCAAATGCCTTTGATTGTACATGTTTTGTCAATTAGCTTGTAAAGTTGTTAAAATTACCAAACATTGGGAATCCAAAATCTGGGGTgacataatatataagtatgtaagaaaaggaaagcaaTGAGCACGTGGACAGCTTGACATGCACCAAATAATCCATCTCCCAAACACCTGTACAATTCTTCCCACTTCCCACCCTCTCTTATAACCATATAATTAACCAAAGATTCAGAAGAGCAATTAAACAGGTAGCTAGTAGCTAGACAGACAGAGAGAAGAAGCCATGGGTGTGCGTTTGAGTTTGACAATTAGTACTCTCATCTACCTCATCTCTACAACATTTGTACTACTCTGTGTTTCTGCCCATTACAACAAGGCTTCAGCTTATGAAGCTCTGGAGCAGTACAACTTCCCGGTGGGCCTTCTTCCCAGAGGCGCCACCGGCTATAGGCTGAACCCGGAAACGGGCGAGTTCTCGGCGTATCTCAACGGTTCCTGCAGCTTCACATTAGAGAACTCGTACGAACTGAGGTACAAGCCGGTGATCAAAGGGGTGATCTCGGAAGGCAGGCTGCAGAAGTTGAGCGGGGTGAGCGTCAAAGTGGTGCTGCTGTGGCTCAACATCGTGGAAGTTAAGCGGAACAATGAGAATCTTGAGTTCTCGGTGGGGTTTACGTCTGCCAATTTCCCTGTTCGTAACTTCAAAGAGTGCCCGCAGTGTGGGTGTGGTTTGGACTGTCAGAAAACTTGGTCTTCTTCTTGATGTcaccattaatttattttgactcAGTTTTGTTGTGTGTTTCTTCTCCATTTTTACTCGTTAATAAGAAATGCAATTGCGTCGTGTCTTCTTGTACATTTCTTCAGTATTTACTGATAAATGCAGCTGCCAATTCGTTGAATTTCCTTGCGGGTGTTGGttgtaaattgattttttttctttctaattttgaactttagggataataatgataattttatttatatccaaCAAGGAATGGATGCACCATATGCTCCTAGCGATCTACAATTTGGGCATACAAATTAGAGTTGGGCCTGGAAGTTTGGTCTTTGGAGGATGCTTCAAGGTCGTATTGCTATTATGAGTTTATGACTACACTTTCAACTACAGGACAAAGAGtttaatttatgtaagttgtttaataatttttcatttaatttatgttactttaggttttattaatataaatgtattacaataaataaaaattaatttctattatccattttttttggatggactttcaaatactttaaaataattgtaattagaTTAATGAGTGCAGGGACAGCACAGTAGTTGATGAATATACAATAATCAATAATGCATTAGCAATCATATTTCCATAAAAGTGATTAATAAAGTTGACGCAGAAAATCCAATAATTTcgagaatattttatattatttgggaCTTAAACCTCCCCAGTCCCACCGCACTCTACAACATTAACGCCACTAAGCTATCCTCATATTTTCTTCCCACTGCCCTCCACAATGTCTTTGCTCACCCACCTCACTGTCTTACTCGTCTTTATCGCCGCTTCCCCCCCGTCGACAGCTGCCGCGGACTCGCCGACGGTGTACGAAGCTCTCCAGTCCTATGGTTTTCCCGTAGGCCTTCTGCCGGTGGGCGTCACCAGCTACAAAGTGGACACCGCCACTGGCAAATTCTCCGTCCATTTGAACGAAGCCTGCAGCTTCACCATTCACGGGTATGACCTCAAGTACAAGACCACAATCACCGGCACGATTTCCGCGAATAAAATCAAAGATCTGAAGGGTATTCAAGTCAAAGTGCTGCTCTTCTGGGTGAATATCATAGAGGTGACTAAGGACGGCGATCAGCTGGAACTCTCCGTCGGGATTGCGTCGGCTGATTTCCCGGTGGACAACTTTTACGAGAGTCCGCAATGTGGTTGTGGATTTGACTGTGTGAATAGGGGGAAAAGGTGTGGAGAACTTACCTTCAAAAGGCTTGTTCCTCTTTTTCAACTATGATTACATGCATCCACAGGTAATGCTGCCCATGCTTTGAATTTGCTTCGCTTTGTATCAATACTATCACCAATAACAAACTTTAACTACAGTTTCCGGTTGATAACCGATATTGATTCTGATTAACAAGTAGTTAGTGCTGGTAgttattttgatgaaatttctAACAGAGAATTTTGGATTCTGGAGTAATTAAACTGCATAAAATCGGAATTCAGCAGTTAAATTCTAGTTTAGGTGTTTGGGCAAAGTCTTTTGCGTACTCCATCCGATATTTACAATTCTCAATTTAGTTGTTAGTTTTTGAATGAATTATAGGATTTAATGTGATAGCAGCCTGGCTGTGGGGTAATATAATCATTACGTTCATGATTCCTCAGCCTAATTCTTTAATTGATGCAAGTGGGTGCTAGAATTTTCTAGTTTCTAATAGCAAATTTGCGAATGGATatgactctctctctctctctctgttttttAGCTTCCTTGCTGTCCGTGCTGTCAGAGATTCGGATGTGCCTCATcgaaatatttgtttgaatatGTCGAATGATGTAGGGATTAAATGTAGGTGACCTTTGTCCTAATCGTGAATGGCCAGCTTAGATGAGTAGATGTtgt includes:
- the LOC105163109 gene encoding 60S ribosomal protein L18-2-like, whose amino-acid sequence is MGIDLVAGGKSKKTKRTAPKSNDIYLKLLVKLYRFLVRRTGSRFNAVVLKRLFMSRVNRPPLSLSRLISLMNGKEDKIAVLVGSVTDDMRVHEVPALKVTALRFTETARARIEKAGGECLTFDQLALRAPLGQNTVLLRGSRKAREAVKHFGPAPGVPHSHTKPYVRAKGRKFERARGRRNSKGFRV
- the LOC105163110 gene encoding uncharacterized protein LOC105163110; the protein is MGVRLSLTISTLIYLISTTFVLLCVSAHYNKASAYEALEQYNFPVGLLPRGATGYRLNPETGEFSAYLNGSCSFTLENSYELRYKPVIKGVISEGRLQKLSGVSVKVVLLWLNIVEVKRNNENLEFSVGFTSANFPVRNFKECPQCGCGLDCQKTWSSS
- the LOC105163111 gene encoding uncharacterized protein LOC105163111; amino-acid sequence: MSLLTHLTVLLVFIAASPPSTAAADSPTVYEALQSYGFPVGLLPVGVTSYKVDTATGKFSVHLNEACSFTIHGYDLKYKTTITGTISANKIKDLKGIQVKVLLFWVNIIEVTKDGDQLELSVGIASADFPVDNFYESPQCGCGFDCVNRGKRCGELTFKRLVPLFQL